Genomic segment of Populus nigra chromosome 6, ddPopNigr1.1, whole genome shotgun sequence:
TCGTCAGTTAAAAGAATCTTCCCATCCAATCACCAGCATTCTCACGcaataggaaaaataaacagGGAAAGTTAAAAGAACAGAGGAAGCACATAAAGCAAAACCGGCTAACAACCGATCACGTCCTGCATCAGATTTCTAATACAAGTCATTAGATGTAAGTAATATATGATTGCAACAACAAAAAGCACAGCACAAAATCAAGACAAGTTGAGGTTTTCATACTTACAAGTATGCACACAAAGCATGGGGGAAAGCATGCAGTGATACAGAAAGAAGTGATCTAGCTGAAGAACCTCAAATGGCATAGGTCATCAAACAAAGTTTTCTTGAGTGGCTGCTGGTGCAAAACTTGTGTCAACCGACATATGGACAGCTCAATGTTAAATCATGGTTGTTCTAAGTCTTGCTTGCTTGCTAAGCACAACTCATGCAATTCGTTTAGTATCCATTCCTCCCCAGTGTGCCCTCCCAATACCAGGACCCTCGTCCCTCCAACCACACAGGTGCTATGGCCCCACGCAAGCTTAGGTGGTTGACCAGGAACGTTGAGAATCCTCCATGATGGTTTCTCCTCAGCAGGATCTAACAGGAAAAGCTGGGAAGGAGAGTGCAACCCAGCAATAGAACCACCAAAGATTATAATCCTTCCACAGGGCATGCTAACAGCAACATGATCAAGTCTGGGAGGGGGGACAACAGAACTCTGGCTCCCTATACCAGTTAATGCACTACACTCCAATTGCCTCCAATGTGGTTCTTCATCCTCCAAGTCAATGGTGTAGGCCTCACCTGATCTCAGTCGTAAGTGCCCACTCTTGGCAAGTCCACCAAACATAAGAATTTTCGTCCGACCATAAACTGAGAGTGAATGCCCTAATCGAGATGGAGGAGCCCAAGAAGTTGGGATCTCCCTCCATATAGGCTTGTCTATAGTGAGATCCAACAAGTAGGTGTCACTGAGAAGTACCCCAGCATCTGTACATCCACCTGAGACAACCAACTTAGAACCTTCTATGGTGCAAGAGCTATGCCACGATCTAGGAAGAGGGGGAGTTCCACCAGAAACTTCCTTCCATGTCGGCTGCTTGGCATCCAAGTCCATAACAAAGACATCATTGAGCAACCCTTGCCTTCCACATCCTCCAAACACCACCAACCAGGAACCATTTAGGCAAGAAAGAGTGTGACCCCAGCGCCCTGGTGGGGATGATTTCACACTTATCCGCTGCCACTCTGGATTTGCAGCATCAAGATTGAGAACAAAAGTGTCATCCATCGGCTGCATGTTTACTCCTTCCCCTCCAAACAATACAAGTCTATTCCCTACTGCACATGCACTGAAATTGCAACGTGAAGGCTCAACCGCACCTCCAACTGTCACTTTCCTCCAGCAGACAGCTTCGAGGGTAGTCAGTTCCCTTGCCAGACGTCCCCAACCCAACTTTTTAGTCATCAGCTCCAATGCACCTGTGACTTCTCTTCCCCATGCATTTTGACAAACCATCTTCCTTACATGctcattttttgttaattgcCGGATTCTTCTGCAGACAGATCCAATGGATGCAACATCCCTTGGTGTCAAGCGTGATAGAATGTTATGAGCCAATACTTCATCAGACAACTGAAgtatcccacatatttcttgaTGCTGAGTAAATGGTGATTGTCCATGCCGTGGAGAATAATTAGCTGAGTGATCAGACCGTTGATTGCAAGTCTCTTTGTAGACTGGATATGATACATGGTTCAGATCTATTTTGGCTTCAGAAAATACCTGAATACCTATTACCTGTGTGATAATTCCATCATCATCGTGTATAGGTACAAGTCTGAGCCTGTTCACCAGTGGAGTACCATCCTTCCTAAAGTTTAGAAGTTCACCTTGGAATTCCATCCCTTCCTCGAGACATCTTCTGATTTCAGAAACAACAGCAGGGTCTACTAAAGGATGCCTTCTTTGAGCACGGGGATCCCTGTATTGTAAGAACcgactgaaaagaaaaattttccAGAATGGTTAATATAGATCCCTTGCAACATAGAAAAATCACGGTATGaataatcaagtaagcaaaaaTATTGACAGGGAACCGACGAcacatcccaaaaaaaaaattcgaagcATGAAACAACCCAGCAACCTATGAGAAGAGAGAATTTAAGATGATCCCATCTCCTTATgcgagatatatataaaaaacaagaattcaaaatcaaatgatcTAATTCCCCATTTTCTTACCAACCAAACAAGAATACACACATTTAAATAAAACGAACAAATTTAgtgaaatttaaattcttcttttttatttatacatcaagtgaaaaaacagaaaaaagtcaaagaagaaaagaagaagaattaaaaaaaaaggaataaataaaaggatacCAGTTGCGACCGAGGACCTCGTGAGCATGGTAGC
This window contains:
- the LOC133698037 gene encoding adagio protein 3-like, giving the protein MSKPQEEEEEFQSSGKRLKCTKSLKDDEMESDVSLMEDTRGGLFFHPTTPVSFVVSDALELDFPIIYVNKVFEIFTGYHAHEVLGRNCRFLQYRDPRAQRRHPLVDPAVVSEIRRCLEEGMEFQGELLNFRKDGTPLVNRLRLVPIHDDDGIITQVIGIQVFSEAKIDLNHVSYPVYKETCNQRSDHSANYSPRHGQSPFTQHQEICGILQLSDEVLAHNILSRLTPRDVASIGSVCRRIRQLTKNEHVRKMVCQNAWGREVTGALELMTKKLGWGRLARELTTLEAVCWRKVTVGGAVEPSRCNFSACAVGNRLVLFGGEGVNMQPMDDTFVLNLDAANPEWQRISVKSSPPGRWGHTLSCLNGSWLVVFGGCGRQGLLNDVFVMDLDAKQPTWKEVSGGTPPLPRSWHSSCTIEGSKLVVSGGCTDAGVLLSDTYLLDLTIDKPIWREIPTSWAPPSRLGHSLSVYGRTKILMFGGLAKSGHLRLRSGEAYTIDLEDEEPHWRQLECSALTGIGSQSSVVPPPRLDHVAVSMPCGRIIIFGGSIAGLHSPSQLFLLDPAEEKPSWRILNVPGQPPKLAWGHSTCVVGGTRVLVLGGHTGEEWILNELHELCLASKQDLEQP